One genomic window of Trichlorobacter lovleyi includes the following:
- a CDS encoding HIT family protein, translating into MSPKNDLTCQMCSRWDDDADLRIVEFEYSYLILNRDQFFPGYCLLFSKQHVTELFDLDLKTRQGMMEEVTRTAAALAGLFKPDKINYELLGNMVPHIHWHLIPRFSSEPLWPRPVWAEPHPESHLSNEGYRQRCEQIRQALEVAV; encoded by the coding sequence ATGAGCCCTAAAAATGATCTGACCTGCCAAATGTGCAGCCGTTGGGACGATGATGCCGACCTGCGGATCGTTGAATTTGAGTACAGCTATCTGATTCTGAACCGGGATCAGTTCTTTCCCGGCTACTGTCTGTTGTTCAGCAAGCAGCATGTCACCGAACTGTTTGATCTGGACCTCAAGACCCGCCAGGGGATGATGGAAGAGGTGACCAGAACCGCAGCCGCTCTTGCCGGTCTTTTTAAGCCGGACAAGATCAATTACGAGCTGCTGGGCAATATGGTGCCCCATATCCATTGGCATCTGATACCCCGTTTCAGCAGTGAGCCGCTCTGGCCCAGGCCGGTCTGGGCAGAGCCACATCCAGAAAGCCATCTTTCAAATGAAGGCTATCGTCAGCGTTGTGAACAGATCCGCCAGGCACTGGAGGTGGCGGTATGA
- a CDS encoding ABC transporter C-terminal domain-containing protein, with the protein MTRPGFFDDPEQGLAAGEQHTALNTRLEELYAQWESCA; encoded by the coding sequence ATGACCCGGCCCGGTTTCTTTGATGACCCGGAACAAGGACTGGCTGCCGGTGAGCAGCATACGGCGCTGAACACCAGGCTTGAGGAGCTGTACGCGCAGTGGGAAAGCTGCGCCTGA
- a CDS encoding M16 family metallopeptidase, which produces MKRPCCTTLANGLQVVTVELPHLHSADVAVYLKVGGRNDPAGKTGLSHFLEHMLFRGTDDYASSLEIEAAFESLGGGINAATDADSTCYYGRIHPRFAAQGLEILASMLLRPRLEGIELERRIIGEEALEDISQDGDEISPDVVVGRMLWPDHPLGESTVGSLADIARITEQDLRQHLASWYRPNNAVVVAAGPVQHRQMLEAAERFLGDWQGAVLPVVQPVAAVPADGPRCRFVRDSDSQMTMQLAFRACHRAAPELTALKLLRRILAGGGCSRLHLALRERLGLIYSVDASIGSYDETGCLSIDLSTAPENLATVLQATLEELRLLAASPVPEQELERVRTVYLADLDYSRDSVSEMGIRFGWGTLMGVARSIDEDQQLVAQVSAAELQRLAAELFRPENRFLGVIGPIESIDQQEIEQLLQR; this is translated from the coding sequence ATGAAAAGGCCCTGCTGTACAACCCTGGCCAATGGTCTGCAGGTGGTTACGGTGGAGTTGCCCCACCTGCACAGCGCCGATGTGGCGGTCTACCTGAAGGTGGGTGGGCGCAATGATCCGGCCGGGAAGACCGGTCTGTCCCACTTTCTGGAGCATATGCTGTTTCGTGGTACTGACGACTACGCCAGTTCGCTTGAGATTGAGGCGGCCTTCGAGTCGCTGGGCGGCGGGATCAATGCTGCCACCGATGCCGACTCAACCTGCTACTACGGCAGGATCCACCCCCGTTTTGCAGCACAGGGGCTTGAAATCCTGGCCTCCATGCTGCTGCGTCCCCGTTTGGAGGGGATTGAGCTGGAGCGGAGGATTATCGGTGAAGAGGCGCTGGAGGATATCAGTCAGGATGGGGATGAGATCAGCCCTGATGTGGTGGTGGGGCGGATGCTCTGGCCTGACCACCCGCTGGGGGAGTCCACCGTGGGCAGTCTGGCGGATATTGCCCGGATAACGGAACAAGACCTGCGACAGCACCTTGCCTCCTGGTATCGCCCCAATAATGCCGTGGTGGTGGCTGCCGGCCCGGTGCAGCATCGGCAGATGCTTGAGGCTGCCGAGCGTTTTCTGGGGGATTGGCAGGGGGCAGTGCTGCCGGTTGTCCAACCGGTAGCGGCAGTACCTGCTGATGGCCCGCGTTGCCGCTTTGTCAGGGATTCTGACAGCCAGATGACGATGCAGCTTGCCTTTCGGGCCTGCCACCGGGCGGCACCGGAGCTGACCGCCCTGAAGCTGCTGCGCAGGATTCTGGCCGGTGGTGGCTGCTCCCGGCTGCACCTGGCGTTACGTGAGCGGCTGGGGCTGATCTATTCGGTCGACGCCTCAATCGGCAGTTATGATGAAACCGGTTGCCTCTCGATTGATCTCTCAACAGCACCTGAAAATCTTGCCACCGTGTTGCAGGCAACCCTGGAAGAGTTGCGGCTGCTGGCAGCGTCTCCGGTGCCGGAACAGGAGCTGGAGCGGGTCAGAACCGTCTATCTGGCAGATCTGGACTACAGCCGGGATTCGGTCAGCGAGATGGGGATCAGGTTTGGCTGGGGTACCCTGATGGGGGTGGCCCGCAGCATTGATGAGGACCAGCAGCTGGTTGCGCAGGTTTCAGCGGCAGAGCTGCAACGGTTGGCAGCAGAACTGTTCCGGCCCGAAAACCGTTTTCTGGGGGTCATCGGGCCGATTGAGAGTATTGATCAGCAGGAGATTGAACAGCTGTTACAACGGTAG
- a CDS encoding sensor histidine kinase — MKLIRRIFNPVIALVAIQLVWVVVVVLWVTWFVGRHRQLKELATRYSPELLARTEGWSPLVQGLLLLAAILAGVYTLFIFWRRQSRLYQEQREFITQVTHELKSPLASIQLHLETIQLRRPPADRLDSFVDTMLDDTHRLHSQIDNLLLAARIEQRRRPADRRVIDLSAFVQKYLDENRDRLPPGTRLELELEPDLKAAVEPDELGTVLRNLLENAVLYSPGVPELELRLSRKGRWAMIALKDHGRGIAAEELRKIFRRFYRVELPGERIRGTGLGLYIVQSVIEGSGGTVLAESAGPGSGCTITLQLPLVEK, encoded by the coding sequence ATGAAGCTGATCCGTCGTATCTTTAACCCGGTGATCGCACTGGTTGCCATCCAGCTGGTCTGGGTGGTGGTGGTGGTACTGTGGGTGACCTGGTTTGTGGGCAGGCACCGTCAGCTGAAAGAGCTGGCCACCCGCTACAGTCCCGAGCTGCTGGCCCGGACCGAGGGCTGGTCTCCACTGGTGCAGGGGCTGCTGCTGCTGGCCGCGATTCTGGCAGGGGTCTATACCCTGTTTATCTTCTGGCGCCGTCAGTCGCGGCTCTATCAGGAACAGCGCGAGTTTATCACCCAGGTGACCCATGAGCTGAAATCGCCCCTGGCATCAATCCAGCTTCATCTTGAGACCATCCAGTTGCGCCGTCCGCCGGCAGACCGCCTGGACAGCTTTGTGGATACCATGCTGGATGATACCCATCGACTGCATTCCCAGATCGATAATCTGCTGCTGGCCGCCCGGATTGAGCAGCGCCGGCGCCCGGCTGACCGGCGGGTGATTGATCTCTCGGCCTTTGTACAGAAATATCTGGATGAAAACCGTGACCGCCTGCCGCCGGGTACCCGGCTTGAGCTGGAGCTGGAACCTGATCTGAAGGCGGCGGTGGAGCCGGATGAGCTGGGGACCGTCTTGCGTAACCTGCTGGAAAATGCCGTGCTGTATTCACCCGGTGTGCCGGAGCTGGAGCTGCGGCTGAGCCGCAAAGGACGCTGGGCGATGATCGCGCTAAAAGATCATGGGCGTGGTATTGCTGCAGAGGAGCTACGCAAGATCTTCCGCCGTTTTTACCGGGTAGAGCTGCCGGGTGAACGGATTCGCGGCACCGGCCTGGGGCTTTACATTGTCCAGTCCGTGATTGAAGGCAGCGGCGGCACGGTGCTGGCTGAAAGTGCCGGTCCCGGCAGCGGCTGTACCATTACCCTGCAACTACCTCTTGTGGAGAAATAA
- a CDS encoding helicase C-terminal domain-containing protein: MAAEFSPDCSALIRFEIKQARGNEVFFIACLDDNGCMVSAEAIARGNKHAVPAILSRASAGQMVLHNHPSGELTPSDADLDLASICGNNGIGFGIIDNDCQRCYLVVAPHTPRTGERLNFDELEKVFGSDGMLAKHLKGYEKRDEQVRMAFNVATAFNDNTVALIEAGTGTGKSLAYLVPALLWAMRNDQRVVISTNTINLQEQLIKKDIPLLQRHAATEFTACLVKGRGNYLCLRKLGGVLDEPSLFPDSASEELQAIASWSETTRSGCLSDLSFHPAWEVWDDLRCEADQCGRSRCPEFNRCFFYKARRDAASARLLVVNHALLLADIALRRESGYDAVAILPPFSRLIIDEAHHLEEAATGALSVRISRAGLMKQLSRLAPSGGRAGILSVLNTKIGKELPEELDALYQELSGLIEAALLPQVHELAGAVDRELDWLAQSLQAELQRGDDQRGGELKRRITTEVRATPFWHELETRLKRLGEQLQELADGLGALDRAAAKLPDTVMQTVNGLLTDAFGIGQRLVAISRELAWFCTDDPEACCWLEAKQTSRGSQATVCVAPLDVAETIKTALLDPIPTVVLTSATLTVGGSFGYLRRRAGLDLLEPERLQELALASPFDYAEQSLVAIPRDLPDPTSFAFRQPLAEAVLRAVSISQGGAFVLFTSFDLLRQTHAALKSALENQGLTVLRQGEGGGRHQLLARFRKEQHAVLFGTDSFWEGVDVKGDALRLVVIARLPFQVPTEPIQQARAERISSLGGDPFREMSVPQAVLKLRQGFGRLIRSRTDRGAVLILDSRMVNKNYGARFRKSLPEAAQLIAPLDQVFSRMEQFFQSWH; this comes from the coding sequence ATGGCCGCTGAATTCTCTCCTGACTGCAGCGCCCTGATCCGTTTTGAGATCAAACAGGCCCGTGGTAATGAGGTCTTCTTCATCGCCTGTCTGGACGACAACGGCTGTATGGTCTCTGCCGAGGCCATTGCCCGTGGCAATAAGCACGCCGTACCGGCCATCCTCTCCCGCGCCTCGGCCGGCCAGATGGTGCTGCACAACCATCCCTCCGGCGAGCTGACCCCCTCTGATGCTGATCTGGATCTGGCCTCGATCTGCGGCAACAACGGGATCGGTTTCGGCATCATCGACAATGACTGCCAGCGTTGCTATCTGGTGGTGGCACCCCATACCCCCCGCACCGGCGAACGGCTCAATTTCGATGAGCTGGAAAAGGTCTTTGGATCTGACGGGATGCTGGCCAAACACCTGAAGGGATATGAAAAACGGGATGAACAGGTGCGGATGGCCTTTAATGTCGCCACCGCCTTTAACGACAACACCGTGGCACTGATCGAGGCCGGCACCGGCACCGGCAAGTCGCTGGCCTATCTGGTGCCTGCCCTGCTCTGGGCCATGCGTAACGACCAACGGGTGGTGATCTCCACCAACACCATCAACCTGCAGGAACAGCTGATCAAGAAGGATATCCCCCTGCTGCAGCGCCATGCTGCCACGGAGTTCACGGCCTGCCTGGTCAAGGGGCGCGGCAACTACCTCTGCCTGCGCAAGCTGGGTGGGGTGCTGGATGAGCCGTCCCTGTTCCCGGACAGTGCTTCGGAGGAGCTGCAGGCCATAGCAAGCTGGAGTGAGACCACCCGCAGCGGTTGTCTGAGTGACCTCTCCTTCCATCCTGCCTGGGAGGTCTGGGATGACCTGCGCTGCGAGGCGGACCAGTGCGGACGTTCCCGCTGTCCGGAATTTAACCGCTGCTTTTTCTACAAGGCCCGCCGCGATGCCGCCTCGGCCCGGCTGCTGGTGGTGAACCATGCCCTGCTGCTGGCTGATATCGCCCTGCGCCGCGAGAGCGGCTACGACGCGGTTGCCATCTTGCCCCCCTTCAGTCGGCTGATCATTGATGAGGCCCACCACCTGGAAGAGGCTGCCACCGGCGCCCTGTCGGTGCGGATCAGCCGGGCCGGACTGATGAAGCAGTTGTCCAGGCTGGCGCCGTCCGGCGGCAGGGCTGGCATCCTGAGCGTACTGAACACCAAGATCGGCAAGGAACTGCCGGAAGAGCTGGATGCCCTGTATCAGGAACTGTCCGGCCTGATCGAGGCGGCCCTGCTGCCCCAGGTCCATGAGCTGGCAGGCGCGGTTGACCGTGAGCTGGACTGGCTTGCCCAGTCCTTGCAGGCAGAGCTGCAGCGAGGAGATGACCAGCGCGGTGGTGAGCTGAAGCGCAGGATTACCACAGAGGTGCGGGCAACACCGTTCTGGCATGAGCTGGAGACCCGCCTGAAGCGGCTGGGTGAGCAGTTGCAGGAACTGGCCGATGGTCTGGGGGCACTGGACCGAGCGGCTGCCAAACTGCCGGACACGGTCATGCAGACGGTCAACGGGCTGTTGACCGATGCCTTTGGTATTGGCCAACGGCTGGTGGCGATCAGCCGCGAGCTGGCCTGGTTTTGCACCGATGATCCTGAGGCCTGTTGCTGGCTTGAGGCCAAGCAGACCAGCCGGGGCAGCCAGGCCACGGTCTGTGTGGCGCCCCTGGATGTGGCAGAGACCATCAAGACCGCATTGCTTGATCCGATCCCCACGGTGGTGCTGACCTCTGCCACCCTGACCGTGGGCGGTTCATTCGGTTATCTGCGCAGAAGGGCCGGCCTTGATCTGCTGGAGCCTGAGCGGTTGCAGGAACTGGCCCTGGCCTCACCGTTTGATTATGCCGAACAGTCGTTGGTGGCCATCCCCCGTGATCTGCCTGACCCAACCAGTTTTGCCTTCCGTCAACCATTGGCCGAGGCGGTGCTGCGGGCGGTCAGCATCTCGCAGGGGGGCGCCTTTGTGCTGTTCACCTCCTTTGACCTGCTGCGTCAGACCCATGCCGCGCTCAAGTCTGCGTTGGAGAATCAGGGATTAACGGTGCTGCGGCAGGGAGAAGGTGGCGGCAGGCACCAGCTGTTGGCCCGTTTCCGCAAGGAACAGCATGCCGTGCTGTTCGGCACCGATTCCTTCTGGGAAGGGGTGGATGTCAAAGGTGATGCCCTGCGGCTGGTGGTGATTGCCCGGCTGCCGTTTCAGGTGCCCACCGAACCGATCCAGCAGGCCAGGGCCGAGCGGATCTCCAGTCTGGGGGGGGATCCGTTCCGTGAGATGTCGGTGCCCCAGGCCGTACTCAAGCTGCGTCAGGGTTTTGGCCGCCTGATCCGCAGCCGTACCGACCGTGGGGCCGTGCTGATTCTGGACAGCCGGATGGTCAACAAGAATTATGGGGCCCGTTTCAGGAAATCCCTGCCGGAGGCCGCACAGCTGATTGCGCCGTTGGATCAGGTATTCAGCCGGATGGAGCAGTTTTTCCAGTCATGGCATTGA